The following coding sequences are from one Nicotiana tomentosiformis chromosome 3, ASM39032v3, whole genome shotgun sequence window:
- the LOC104091331 gene encoding ubiquitin-conjugating enzyme E2 27-like, protein MVDLGRVQKEQQECNKVVQVSGTGIIVSPKGDSLTHLIGTIPGPSDTPYEGGTFKIDITLPDGYPFKPPKMEFATKVWHPNIISQSCAICLDILKDQWSPALTLKTALLSTVS, encoded by the exons ATGGTGGACTTGGGCAGGGTACAAAAGGAGCAACAAGAATGTAATAAAGTTGTTCAGGTTTCTGGAACTGGAATAATAGTAAGTCCTAAAGGCGACAGTCTCACTCACTTGATTGGTACAATTCCTGGTCCTTCTGATACTCCTTATGAAGGCGGCACTTTCAAGATCGATATCACTCTTCCTG ATGGCTATCCATTTAAGCCTCCAAAAATGGAATTTGCAACAAAAGTGTG GCATCCCAACATTATTAGTCAAAGTTGCGCGATATGCCTAGATATCCTGAAAGACCAGTGGAGCCCTGCACTCACTCTCAAGACAGCTCTCCTTTCTACAG TATCTTAG